Below is a window of Ahaetulla prasina isolate Xishuangbanna chromosome 1, ASM2864084v1, whole genome shotgun sequence DNA.
ATGTCTCTGCTACCTGGGACATCCGTGCTGTATCCATTGAAGGCACAGTATCTCCTTATGAGCCCTATGCTCGTGTTCTTTTCCACCTCCAAGGGCAGGATTGGATGTCAAAACGACAGCCTCTGCCTTGTGTCAGCCTGCATGTCTTTCATCAGGCTCAGGTTGTGCATCGGGCCTGCCACCTTCAGGTAGGCACAGTATATATGTTTACACTCTCACAAATTGTGAAGAAATTATGTACATGGCTCTCAGATGGCTTGGGAAGTAAAGTTCTGCTGTGCCTGTTTGGCTGCATTCTGTTGAAGACCGTGGAAGTGAATATATGGAAGTGAGGAGAAGTTATGTGGTGCAAGTTGCTTGGAGATTCTAAGAGATCATGGCCAATATATGATGATATATGGATCATCTATATGATGATTTAATTCCACAAGCCTCTGATATGATGTGCGTGCTAAAGAGCCATGCAATTAATCCCAGGAATCCATGATTCTAGAGCAGAAAAGGTTGATATTtaagtattaaatattaaaaagtagttaaatattaaataatagcaTTCTTCTGGTAAATATTGCTTAAAGCAGTAGGATGCAAAGCATCTGATTGGTCTGGAGTATTGTTTTCTCTTCTCAAATATATTTGTCTTTCTAAACGCTCTCATCCCTCATCCACAAATGCCATGAAGGATAAGGCATGGAATAAATTGCTCCTTTCTTCAACTTTCATGAAATGCCTTTATTCCTGCAATGATTCCAAGTTTAGTGCCAGGATATTTGTGCTAGATGTATGTAATAACAACTCCCAACTTTCGACGTGGAATGTTTGCTGTTTGTTAGGTGCTGATCCCATTGTCCTGACTATGgatggtccttgatttatgaccattcatttagcgaccattcaaagtgacagccttgaaaaaagtgacattgaCCAGTCTTCGCATGtgcaacttttgcagcatccctgaaggtcatgtaatcaaaacttGGGCTCTTGGCagttgacatgtatttatgactgttgcagcatcttgaggtcatgtggtcaccatttgcaactttcccagggaGCCTCCAACAGACAAAGTCAGTGGGAGATGCTGACATCATTAAGTGCAgcgaagaaagatcataaaataagGCACAaattacttaacaactgtattgcttaatgatagaaattctggtctgaattgtggttgtaagttgaggattacttgtactccAAAATGTGGAAGTGATTCCTCTCAAAAGGAATCACTTGATCCCTAaaaagataggagagagagagaattgtcaCTGTAGTGCTTTCAGAAGACTATCTAAAAGTAGCAGATAATTGGGGCAGGGACCATAACTAAGCAGTAGAGCACATATATCAGGTATTTgcagtggtacctcagtactcattgttaattggttctgggaagcATGATGAATACCAAACAAACGATGAGTACCAACCAATTTTTTCCCGTAGGAAATaaggtagtgagtcacaaggcagccagcACTGACAAGTTCTATCTCATGTGTTGAGTACTGAACAAACGATaagtactgggacaaaattttcacatcaaaatgcctTTGGTACtaaattcgatgagtttcaaagcatttgagtaccaaggtaccaactGTATAAGGTTTCACATTTGATCCAGATATTGCACTCATTAATGTAAATGTGAGAAATTGTGTGAGAGACATTGAATGCGtcagtttctcaaggacctgTTGCCTATTAGAGAAGGTGGAATTGGGCAAGATAGACCAGGCCATTACACAGTATAAGCTTTGCATAGCTTGAGGGTGGGCTTTACAATGAGTCAATAGCATGTGAGTTTCTCTCTTTTCCTATCTAGGCTCCCCTGGGCATGTGTGTAGTGGAACTAGAACTTCCCCCTCGCTGGTTCTCTCCTCCACTTGGCACTCTTCATCGCAGATCTGAGGATTCAGTCACCCCAACTCTAAGGGCAGAGTTGTACTATAGGCTGGAGGCCACTCTACCTGGGAAGGTACACAGAGATTGTCCCCATGTGCGAACCCAGCAGAGGCCGCATCCGGGTACAGAAAGCTCCAAGGAGCAGCTACACTATGTGGGCCCTGTGGACATTAGAGTGATGAGCCCTCCACGGCGGCATGAAGTGCGGCTGGATGACAATGTGATGGTCCGAGTTCCTGACACAGCCCTGCGCCCAGGACAGCTTTTCACTGCCACTCTCATTCTGCAGCAGAATTTCACAGCTGATCTGCTGACTCTCCGGTGAGTGACAGTTGCCATGCACTTACCTGAATGACAGACAAAGGATTTCCAATTCAGAAGTCTTTTCAGTCACAGTGAACACAATCTTGATAAATAATCATAATTGTGAACAATTACATATCATATTGTTTTCAACTGTTTCAAGTTCATTGCACACatttcttagttgtaaaatataCAATCACTCTGAACTTCTATATTATTCAGCTTACTCCTCTAGATGAGATTGAAGTTGTGAGAGAGTGGCTTGCCTAATTAGTTGATGGGAGAGCTGAGATTTACAGCAAACCTATGGATTTCTTGATGCCCATTTACTCTCTGGGTAATCTGATCCAGGTTTTCATCTCTTCCAAAGTTCCTCATCCTTCGAAGACTTCTCTTTGCTCATCCTAACCTTAATAACGAagctgtctagatcaggggtgtcaaactcatgtcatcacgtggtatatcgggacttttccccccctttgctaaaccaggtgtgggcgtggccagtatgtgatgcatccggcccacaggccaggagttggacagccctgttctagatagTCTTTGCTTCTCTGTCTGTacatcttattatttttttacttgtgcTTCCTTTCAGAATCAAGGTAAAGAAAGGATTACAGGTTCTGGCTGCTCGCCCCACCAGACCAGAGGCTTGGACGGCAAAGCTGGACAAGTTCAAGAGTGCCAAACACCACACTGCTTTGATCACTTGTCGTCGTTCTTCTGGCAGTGGGTTAGACTGGAAGTAGGTAGCCTTTGAGGCTCATAATTGTTTCTACAGAACTGCTTGGTCCACCTTGGGATGAGGCACCAGGCAGCATCTCTGAACAGTTTGCATTGTAGTGCATTgggtgtttttcttttgaaagaaaaaccTTGCTCTTAACTACATATACTGTACCTATAAAGAAAGCACTGAACTAGGAGTCCACGTACTCTGTCTCTCCCCATTCCTTGTAAAAGGGCAGTTCATTTTTTGCTTGACAGGAAGTTGAATACTGCATCACTTATCAACTATATAGTCTGGGCAAAGTTCATTGTTCCTTGATTTACATAATAGCACAACTGTTCTAGTTTGCATAGTTCTATGTTAGCAATAGAAGGGACAAGTTCTCCTTCCAACAAATGTTCGTTTGCTGTTTCCTTCATCATCATCACAAGAACTAAAATCTTGTTGAGCAGAAGTTGTTAACAGAAGCTGAGATGCCCTAGAAATGTAGGTCTATACCCAGCACTCCATTCTATGTCTTTAAGAGCTATTCAAATTGTTTGCATAGTTCTCTAACTGCTTCAGCGTATTAATTTTATCCGCTAAATTAGACTTACCTTATTCCTTGTGTTATTCAGGCAAGTCTGATTTTTTAGATACTGAATACTCTGACTGGCCAAGAATCTAAAAAGAGCTAAGGAAGTTTAGACAGAAATCCAGGGAGCGCATATACTTGAGTTTTTCATTCCTTGGACCTCCACAAAAGAATCCTCATCTGTTGTTCCCCTCTGCAATATTGATTTCAGCTGGACAGCCTCAAAGTTCTTCccctctggttttttttcctgtgtaGGCACAatcatggagggagggggaatgaGGAGACAGTTCTTCCCAAAAAGCCAGCCAATCATATTGGATCGAGCATCCtgcctctccccccctccacccccagcGCCATTCTGCATTTGTTAATATCAGTTGTCAATTCAGTTTTAACGGAAGAGAATTTGCTTGAAAAATTCTTCTCAAGGAGTTGAGCATTTGAGAGAAATACCCAGGCCTAGCATGTCATGTTCTTGATAGTGACAAAAGAGGTACATCATGAGAGAGACTGTCCCCTCTTTCATTGCACACTTGCCTCTCCAGAGGTCTATAGCCTCCCTGGCTTCTCATACTTCCACCAAATTTCAGGAAAAGAGATTCTGGAGGATCTTCCCTCACTAGGCTTTTTCTAACTGGGAAGTGAAGACAACCTGGGAGGTTTAAGAGTGAGAGGGAGATTCAACACAGGAGCCAGTGGTAGCATTGGCACCCTGTACCCCTTCCAAAAAAGAACACGCTCAAAAACAATACCTAAGAGTAAGgttcaaaacaaagcaaaaccagaGATCTACTGTATTTTACAAAGAACTTACATTTGAGATACAAAGTGCAACCTCAGTTATGAAAATCATTATTATCATCTTCAGTTAGTGCTAAAACCTCTGGCCAAATTTTTGGCTTATGCTgtctcaacatttatttattgataaacAAAGAAAAGTAGGCCCGGGTATGCAACTGAAATATTTCATCCCTTAAGTCTTTTGTACGAAATGGAGaggtggaattttttaagaaagaagATGTTGTACTGAAAATTGTGGCTTCTCAGAGTCATAAAATAGAGAGAGGCTCACGCAATCCATAGGCCACAGATTGCTCATCCCTGAGGCAGGAAATAGGAAAACTTGGAAAAGAATATCCATTTCTCCAATGCTTGTTAAAGGCATTTGTGTGATTCTGGCACCATCCATGACTCCTACTATAGAAAAGTAAGACAAGAATGGTTGGTTGAGTTTTGAATCTTGGAGGCATTTTGAGCAGCATCTAGTGTGTATTTCTTTGCATCAATCATGCTCCAGAACAGAAAAGATATCAAACAGACCTATTAGTGCTAAGTTTTTGAGTCAATAGACCAGGGGCTAATTATTTAGTATTCTGATTTTTCACCACCAGCCATGGCTGGCATCTTCAGAGGTGAAAATGATCTTTTATATCACTACACTTCTTGGCAGCTCAAACTGAAGACTGAACTTTTGCACTAGAACTAATTTCTAACTGGACTTTCTATTCTGGAAAGCCAGTTTCTGATTGAATTTTTATCCAGATAAATTTGTCTGATTTGAGGAAGTTTCAAAGCATCTCATTTTTTCATTGGTCTTTGAAACACGCTGCTGTTTATTATATTTCAGATGAGATTGCTATAAAGTGTATTAATTAAGGGCTGTTTTATTTTGGTATGATGTAATGCTGAAAACCAGGCTTCGTTAACCTTGTCCAAGTTATTGGGAAGTTTATgcatttctatattttttctaaGTAGTCATATTTGATGATTTGATAAGATTGCTGGTATTTTTGTGTCTTTAAAACTAAATATTGTGCCCATTATGTAGTAGCAGGTGTTCAGCTGCCacaaatttttcaatttttttctagcCAGCAATatgagaaatatattttgaaagtcTGAATGGGTTTGTTTTTCAAACCAGTTTTCCGAATGCTATTCAGCTCTTTCAGCTCCATGATGATCAAGATAAGTGAGGTAGACATATTACTGTTCCAGATGTTTTGTCATCTCAGTTTTCTCTGGGTTCTCTAATCTCTTCGAGTGTTGACTTctaaccaggggtgctattcagcaggttttcacaggttctgaagaaccattagcggaaattttgaatagttcggagaaacagcaaataccacctctggctggccccagagtggggtgggaatggagattttgcaatatccttcccccaggagtgggaagggaatggggattttgcagtatcctttccctgccatgcccaccaagccacacccacagaaccggtagtaaaaaaaaaattgaattccaccaccgcTTCTAACCTCTCCATTTAGGGCAGCAGATTCTCCAGAGTTCCTATATTTGGATTTCCTTGTGGAGAATGGTACAGGTGCTCTGGCTGCTACACGCCCTGTTACCTGGCAAGTGGAGTACCCTGGACAGGATCCTGAGGCTGAGAAGGACAAGATGGTGTGGGAGATCCAAGTATCAGAGAGAGATGTGCGGGCCTTGGTTCCATTAGTAAAGGTAAGTCCTGAAACTTGGTATTTTTTCTTCTCATGGTTAACTTGTAGCACAGATCCTTACACAATTCCTTTGACTCTCTCCAGGAGCAGGAAATTGTGAACACTGCACTCCTCACAGGAATCCCCCAGTCTGTGCCTGTGAGGCTGGTTGTGGTTGAAACAGGAGGCGCTGTATCAGAAGTAACTCAGCAGATGGGATGTGAATCCTCTAATAAGCAGGTCCTACAGGTGAGAAACAAGTACCGCCATAAAAGCTTCTGGATCAAAATCAGCAACATTTTTAAGACTGCAGTCTTTGTCTCTCATTGCCAAATTATTGCTCAAATGAGTCAGATGCAGAGTTACAAAGCATGCTTGATCACTTCAGTTAAAAGTTTTAGGGGTTGCATTCTCACAACAATGTAGTCTTAGTTTTAACCTTAGttaatatttgtagtttaggatGTTAGCATATTCAGCCAATTCAGTTAGTTTTATGGCTTAGTATATTGTGCAAATAGAGAGAAGAGATTAGTAATCAAGGACAAACTTGGTCCCATTCTAAATCAAATAGCCTGTTTGTCTTATTTATATTTCCAGTTGTCTACTGTATTTGCGAAAAAAATAGACCCTGCATTACTACCTGGAATGCTTTGAAATCTTGGTTCCTAATCCATGTAGCTTCCTCTTGATAACACTTCACCTTAATTTTACCTTTTCTCCTCGTACATTTTAAAACCCTGCATTCCACTAATCTAGCAAGCTTGGGCTGTATTTTTTAGGATGCTCCCTTCTAGTGGTCTCCATCAGTGGCCACAGCATTGTCTTTATCTAATGTTCTTCCTCCATGTTTTCATGCACGTACCATATCTATGGGAAACCTAGAATGAAGCAGAGCAATGTTGAAACTCAACAAAAATTATTATACCAGTATATCCAATGATAGCGTGTGACTTCCCTCATTTCCTTTGGCATTTACAACCCATTTCTCTATAGCACCCAAAAGGATTCAGTCTCACACTGATAGATTATAAGAACTCACAACATTTTCCAGCTATGATTCCATCTTGAATTGTTCTAgaggaaaacaaaagaaagaaatccatACTGAGTTAAGGAATCAGTATCGGCATTCTTGCTTTCTTCTAACACTTCCTTAGGCCTTTGGATGTACATCTAtggacctgaatgtgttttctaATTTACCTCTAGGTATCAGATGTATGTGATGCTGTCTATGTAGGAGGAAAAGAGAGCCGAGGGGCACAGGGTGTAAGGGTGGATTTCTGGCACCGTCGTCTGCATGCATCATTACTCTTTACTGTCTGGGCTCCACTTCTGCCTTTGCGTATTGAGCTGACCGATACCTCTTTGGAGCAAATACGAGGCTGGAGGGTACCTGGCCCAGCATCCGAGAGGTAAGTGTCATGATTCCAAGAGAATCACTAACACTGGGTTAAAGGTGTGACATCCTTCTTCATCTTAGCTCCCTGTAGATGTTTTGTGAGTATGCTTTCTAGATTCCCTATCACCAAGGCCAATGCTGATACAGAATACTGGGAGCTGTGACCCCAAATCATCAAGAGGATATTAAATTGAGGAAAGCTGCCTTACCCTTTGTAAATGTGCTAGGTTCTTGCATTTCTTCTCTGAACAGTCCAGCAGAACCAGAAGAAGGTGGAGAAGAAGCTGAGAGGAGAGCACGTGGCTGTCGGTTGCAATACCAGCGTGCTGGGGTCCGTTTCCTCACCCATTTTGTAGCTCACCCTCTAGATGGTGGACGTCACCTGACCTATATGCCAAGCTCTGATTGGCTGCTAGATGTTTCCCATCTGGTGCAAAAGCATGCTAGAATCCAAGATCCTCGAATAGCAACACTGGAAGGTGGAAAGGTGGTGATTGGCCGTGAAGTAGGAATGACCTCTGTGGAGGTAAGAAGCATGTGAGGAAAAAATGGGGACTGAGTGATTCCTTGCTGAGATGGGATGGAATGAAATGAGTAGCTTGCTTGGAGCATGATGATCGTTGTTCAAAGGGATGAGCTGTGCACATGCTGTGGATGTTAACTTTTGTCTCCGGTTTGGGGAAATGGTGGGATAATATGATGAGTGTGGGTATTAAGAAAGCGACTATTAAGGAAGAGGGATTACAAAGCAATCTATGAAACGTACTGTACATTGTAAGCATCTCTAttccctccatctctttctctctctctctttctctttctttctctctctctctccctccacccacccacccacccacccatctatcatccatccatccatccatccatccatccatccatccatccatccatccatccatccatccatccatccatccacccacccacctacctacctacctacctacctacctacctacctacctacctacctacctttctatctatctatctatctatctatctatctatctatctatctatctatctacctacctacctacctacctatctacctacctacctacctacctacctatcatccatctatctatctatatctatctatctatctatctatctatctatctatctatctatctatctatctatctatctatctatctatctatctatctatctgttgtgcctcacccgccctcctctccgcagccgggcccctcccatctcctgctatctgactCAGAGTGTGATAATGAAGAgtaacggcctggcatgcctccagcccccagccttggcaccatgcccggacagaatgtcaggaatgagcaaacaaaccttccttctacagcatgtgagcacgaagccagccacgtgctagaattgctagcagcagatcaggaggacggaaagtcacagtggacggatccccgcttccggagaatggagaggcgacgtcagcaaaaggaagggaggggcaggcctggataagtgctgagtcctggagccacaccccatggcctatataaaagaccagcttgagtcaagcaatttgagtcaagcaaagtctcatctgggttgctgaagtcacaccttggattcctgcctgccctgagaactctgacaggaatttggcaaagctgcagaggcttcgtggccatgcttgatacagacttcccagacccggccgttggagggggagtgggacacgacactatctatctatctatcttctatcatatatccatccatctatccatctaccatCTATTTATCATTTATATCTATCTGTCAATCATTGAGGGGAACTCACTCTCCCTATTGGCAAATTACTCATTCCTTTAACCATGACTTGATGTTGCAATGGATGAGAAGAAGCATCAAAATGGGTATAGTTTCTGTGCAAAGTCTCCTTATGAAATAACAATATATTCCCTATTTTTTTCAGGTGCGTTCTCCTGTTTCTGATTCTATCCTGGGGGAACAGACTTTGGTGGTGTCAGAAGAGAAGGTCTCAATTTCAGAATTGCAAGCCCAGCTGGTATCAGGTCTATCACTCACACTGTTTGCAGAACCAGGACATCCGAATGTTTTCACTGCAATGTGCCAAGGATCTTCTGCTCTGCATTCCCCGAAACAGGTGAGGAGCTTTTCTAGACATTCATAGCTTTATGAATTTAATTTTCTATCCTTCTGTGTTACAGAAGCACTAAACTGCATTTTAAGGGTGCATACTAGTCCTTCCATGGCTCACTTAAGCTAGAGTTAGACTTGATAGAAATGTCATGTTGTAATTATCTTCAAATATAGAATGTGTCTTCAAACATGGAATGTGTCCATGTGTCTTGTTTTCTCCCAAGATTTGCAAAATCTGTTTTATTTGGGTATCATGACAGGGGATCAATGTATAGTGAGTTTTCTTGCCATGATGTGTAGTAGTCAAAGAAGAGGGATAGAAATTTGGTAAAGGGGAAGCTGCTTCATTGAGTTGGGTGGCATGATTTACATCTGCTACCAATGTGGATAACAATGCCTTTGTTTTTTCAACTTGCCCAACCCACCATTACCATTTTAAGGCAATTGAGATcctagttttgttttctttctttttctgcaggAAGCAGTTCTGAGCATTTGGTTGGTATTCAGTGATCACACCTTGGCTCCAGTAGAGCTTTATGGCTGGCGGGATGCATCTCTCTTGCTTTCTTCTTTGAATCCTGAAGTAATATCCGTACGGCTGGAAGAGGAACATGCTTATCCAATGATCGTTGCTGAAGGTCCAGGCCAGGGGTCCCTCCTGCAGCTCAGCCTGCATTCCCCAGACTCTTGCCGCAAGGGGAAGCATAAGGCTCCCCTTTCCCAGGGGACAGCATGGCTGGAAGTGAACTTTGGCTGGCATCTCTTGACCACTAAGAGCCCACAGCAAGAAGATCTCCATCGACATGGTAAGGCCCCCTTTCAGCGAGCAGAAGGTGCCATGTCAGGTGAAGCAGTGACTGTTGCAGCTATCACTGAGCATGGCAGAGGTTCAAGGAGGCATGGCCCAGTAGCACGAGGGCCGCCAATGACTAAATTTGAAGGAGCTGGTGTTAGTTCCTATGAGGATATTGAACAAGTGGAAGAAGTGGAGGAAGATGAGATGGTGAAAGCACCTGCAAGGGTGACAGATCTAGAGATTGGAATGTATGTCCTCCTGGGAGTGTTCTGCCTTGCCATCTTTATTTTCCTCGTCAACTGTGTGGTCTTTGTCCTTCGTTATCAGCGCAAGGAGCCTCCTGATGCTGGATCAGGTCCAGCCTCTTCTGCCCAGCAGCCTCACAATTGGGTCTGGCTAGGCACTGATCAGGAGGATCTTAGTCGGCAGCTAGATCTGTGCAAGCAACACTGCAAAGACCAGCCTCGGGGCCCGTCCAGCACCACCAATGATGGGTACTCTTGCTGTGCAGGGCCAGATGGAACTTCGGAAGCTTTGGCCCCAGAGGCCCCAGCTCCATTACCAGAGCCAGAAACAGGGGTCTCTGCTAGTAATTTGGGCCTGACTGCACCAGGGAACCCAGTGCTTACCAGCACCTTGTCCAGGAAGAAAGAGGGCAGGGATGTAGGTGGTCGGCGGAAGCGTGTAGAATTTGTGACCTTTGCTTCCCCGTCCAACTCCGCTCCCAGCCCCCCTGCTTCTGGACCAGTAGTTCAGTCCATTCTGGTAGCCAGTGAAGATGACATTCGTTGGGTGTGTGAGGACATGGGGCTGCGTGACCCAGATGAGCTGCGCAGCTACATGGAAAGGATTCGAGGTAGCTCCTGATCTGATCTCCCTAGCCCATTCATGTGGGCAAACCAATAAGATGGTCACCCCCTTAGGTGCTCTCCTAGGATCAGTCAGCTGAACTCTCTACCTGCTTCTTTTTAAATAAGGGCTCTTCACCACAGGACACCAGCCTTGGACTAGTTTGTGAGGAGCAAATGAGCCAGAGATATTTCTGCTGGTCTCTGTGTTACCGATCCAGTTCCTTGGCTGCGCTATCCTTTTCATTCTGGTTAGAGGCATTCTCTCCACCTATTATTCTCTTAGCAGAACTAGCACATTCCTCCTGGGAAGAGAGCCCACATGTGCTCATTGCTTCTCCCTCTACCCCCTTAGAAGGGGTGGATGTGGAGTTTGCAGACTGGAAAGTAGCTGCAGGTGAGAGGTAGGCTGGCTGCAATGTACTGTGGAGGTGATCTAGGGGGCTGATCCAAGACCTCACATATTATGTTGACCCTCATTGCCAGTGTGTGTCCATTGTGATGGTATGAACGATGAGTGTCCTTCCTGTGGTCTGAGCCTGGGGCTCTGCccctatcccccccccccagttccctgATCCCTCCCCTAAAGCCGGGCAAGGACAGAGCTCCAGGGAGCACTGGCTGGGCCTTTTCCACCCTGGTTTTGTGCCTGATGTCCTTAAGAGTTTTGTACAATCGCTCATATTTTATACTGTACTATTGGGAGGCTGCCAGGCAAGTCCTTTATTTATGGAAGATTTTTAATTCttacattgttaaaaaaaaaagtaaaataaataataactaaaaatgaaAGGCGTGTCATTTTTGTGCAGTCTGGTTTATTTGTGTTTCCTTGGTAATAGAGAAGCGGTCATCTCTGCTCTGGGGATTAAGTCCAGACACCTGACAGTCCCTTTCATTCCGAATATTTGTGGATTTGATCCTAGCCTAAGTGTGTCATCACTATTGCCAGTGTGGCcaatgtgtcatcactgttgcaATGCAGGAGATCCTCTGAATAGCTTTTGGCATGATTTTAGATAAACTTTCTTTACAAGAAGGTAGTTTAAACTACAAATAtgggtaattcttgacttagaaccattcatttagctaCCCTTCAatgtacaggttgtccttgacttacaacagttcacttaatgaccgttcgaggttacaacggcactgaaaaaagtgaagtaggactgtttttcacacttatgaccgttgcagcatcacttaataaccgtatcactcacctaacaactgcaatgattcacttaacaaatgtggcaagaaaagtcataaaatggggaatactcacttagcgacataaattatGGGCttatttgtggtcgtaagtcgaggactacttgaacaataacattgaaaaaagtgatttatgaccggttCTCATACTTACGACACTTGTAGCATACCCAGGCTCACTCGATCAAAATctgagcacttggcaaccagcatttaTCTATGGTGGTTGCActttcccaaggtcatgtgatcacttgcgAACTTCCCAGCccgcttccgacaagcaaagccaatagagaaagccagatttgctaattgggtgtgactcacttaattaccaccttgcttagcagcagaaattctggaACTAATtccaattgtaagtcgaggactacatgtagtaTAAAATCAATTCCTAGCAAAG
It encodes the following:
- the TMEM132A gene encoding transmembrane protein 132A isoform X2, which gives rise to MGSSRAPPGLWLVLAVLFLSAPRADCESDPPDTVYLPAELKVLNGSEYFRLQRTDRYSLGNASFSSRSETFLFLHRRLVGKPSIQATYLPFTAQQEVPADNSQFTDVSATWDIRAVSIEGTVSPYEPYARVLFHLQGQDWMSKRQPLPCVSLHVFHQAQVVHRACHLQAPLGMCVVELELPPRWFSPPLGTLHRRSEDSVTPTLRAELYYRLEATLPGKVHRDCPHVRTQQRPHPGTESSKEQLHYVGPVDIRVMSPPRRHEVRLDDNVMVRVPDTALRPGQLFTATLILQQNFTADLLTLRIKVKKGLQVLAARPTRPEAWTAKLDKFKSAKHHTALITCRRSSGSGLDWKAADSPEFLYLDFLVENGTGALAATRPVTWQVEYPGQDPEAEKDKMVWEIQVSERDVRALVPLVKEQEIVNTALLTGIPQSVPVRLVVVETGGAVSEVTQQMGCESSNKQVLQVSDVCDAVYVGGKESRGAQGVRVDFWHRRLHASLLFTVWAPLLPLRIELTDTSLEQIRGWRVPGPASESPAEPEEGGEEAERRARGCRLQYQRAGVRFLTHFVAHPLDGGRHLTYMPSSDWLLDVSHLVQKHARIQDPRIATLEGGKVVIGREVGMTSVEVRSPVSDSILGEQTLVVSEEKVSISELQAQLVSGLSLTLFAEPGHPNVFTAMCQGSSALHSPKQEAVLSIWLVFSDHTLAPVELYGWRDASLLLSSLNPEVISVRLEEEHAYPMIVAEGPGQGSLLQLSLHSPDSCRKGKHKAPLSQGTAWLEVNFGWHLLTTKSPQQEDLHRHVLKIYWELLFCGFLVRSIYSECMWMMSHPLLSREVLKSWSTQ
- the TMEM132A gene encoding transmembrane protein 132A isoform X1, whose protein sequence is MGSSRAPPGLWLVLAVLFLSAPRADCESDPPDTVYLPAELKVLNGSEYFRLQRTDRYSLGNASFSSRSETFLFLHRRLVGKPSIQATYLPFTAQQEVPADNSQFTDVSATWDIRAVSIEGTVSPYEPYARVLFHLQGQDWMSKRQPLPCVSLHVFHQAQVVHRACHLQAPLGMCVVELELPPRWFSPPLGTLHRRSEDSVTPTLRAELYYRLEATLPGKVHRDCPHVRTQQRPHPGTESSKEQLHYVGPVDIRVMSPPRRHEVRLDDNVMVRVPDTALRPGQLFTATLILQQNFTADLLTLRIKVKKGLQVLAARPTRPEAWTAKLDKFKSAKHHTALITCRRSSGSGLDWKAADSPEFLYLDFLVENGTGALAATRPVTWQVEYPGQDPEAEKDKMVWEIQVSERDVRALVPLVKEQEIVNTALLTGIPQSVPVRLVVVETGGAVSEVTQQMGCESSNKQVLQVSDVCDAVYVGGKESRGAQGVRVDFWHRRLHASLLFTVWAPLLPLRIELTDTSLEQIRGWRVPGPASESPAEPEEGGEEAERRARGCRLQYQRAGVRFLTHFVAHPLDGGRHLTYMPSSDWLLDVSHLVQKHARIQDPRIATLEGGKVVIGREVGMTSVEVRSPVSDSILGEQTLVVSEEKVSISELQAQLVSGLSLTLFAEPGHPNVFTAMCQGSSALHSPKQEAVLSIWLVFSDHTLAPVELYGWRDASLLLSSLNPEVISVRLEEEHAYPMIVAEGPGQGSLLQLSLHSPDSCRKGKHKAPLSQGTAWLEVNFGWHLLTTKSPQQEDLHRHGKAPFQRAEGAMSGEAVTVAAITEHGRGSRRHGPVARGPPMTKFEGAGVSSYEDIEQVEEVEEDEMVKAPARVTDLEIGMYVLLGVFCLAIFIFLVNCVVFVLRYQRKEPPDAGSGPASSAQQPHNWVWLGTDQEDLSRQLDLCKQHCKDQPRGPSSTTNDGYSCCAGPDGTSEALAPEAPAPLPEPETGVSASNLGLTAPGNPVLTSTLSRKKEGRDVGGRRKRVEFVTFASPSNSAPSPPASGPVVQSILVASEDDIRWVCEDMGLRDPDELRSYMERIRGSS